Below is a window of Quercus robur chromosome 6, dhQueRobu3.1, whole genome shotgun sequence DNA.
AGCTGAGTTCGTAGATAATTACCCTGGTAGCTAACTATAACAAATACCCCATTTAAATGTGAACTAAATATTTCTCTGAGTTCTCAGCATAAACACAAGGTGTGACAGAGTGGCCTCTGTAAGTGTAAAACTTGAATGTAACATAGTTGTAGATACAGTGCATACTGTAAAGGCAATTATTACATTTAATAATGCTTGCACTCTTAACTATGGCCAAATTCTTATCACAGTAAGCTTCCACACCTCAACCAAAAGGTAAATTGTGCCATAATGAAAACATCCATTAATTTTGTCTAGTTGTTGATGATCACAAGCTTTCAAATTTGTGACTGCCTTTTCCCTAACTTCCCTTTCcctattaataatttttcttatctttCTCTTGGTGAGATATTTTTGTCATTAGGTACTAGAGTTGCTTTCAAATCCACACACCATTCTTCACACCTAATGTAGAATTAGAGGTTTCACACTATAATGTGTAATAGTTTGTTCACAATAGTAATTGAAAATTACACACGTATATAAGGTCCAGTTAAATGCTTTTCACTTGTGAAAGTATCAAGTTTAGTTGCACACTCGCTGGATTGATATGGCATAATTGCTTTAAGATAAGGTGCATAAACCTTTGATAGCTGCCTAAGTTATGCCTGTAAAGAAACACAAACAACAAGGGTAGGTTATAGAATTTCTCTGTGAGTATATTATCATTACAATCAAAATGTTGTAAGATGAGAACATTAGAAAAAgcctggcttatcttgccttgCTAGAGATGTTGCTGGATAACCAATCAAGACCTTCATAAAGTCCTTGGCCATTAGTGGCACATGCAGCTTGGATGTACCTGTAGCAGAAAACTTTTAGTTACACAAAGTGAAACCATGTAAAGGCAAACGAACTTAGATTCATCCATCTTAGTTCCTTAAAACTATATCATGTTAGTGACATTTGAATTAATTCCTCTATGGATTTAGAAATTGTGACACGATGTGAAAGTCATTTAGTCCCAACAATACGGCTTTGAAAATCTAGTAGAGTGATTATTTGGACATGAAATAGAATATACCAACGGCGTTGACGGAGTGAATGCAGGCCTAGTTTATCAGTGATTTCAGAAACACTCATAGCATTTGGAAGGTCTTGCTTATTGGCAAATACTAGTAAAGTTGCATCGCGAAGCTCATCCTGCAGCAAGGAAAGACATTCTTAGTGCTCCTTTCATGAGATTAAATTCTACTAATTTGACAACTGTTTAATAAGGCAATTCAAACAGCTTTTTCGATGAACTGTCTGGAAAACCAAAAAGAGAGATGGAATGagtttgagaaatttgaagaaagaTATAACTGACCTCACTTAGCATCCGGTGGAGCTCATCTCTGGCTTCTGAAACTCTTTCTCTGTCATTGCTATCCACCACAAAGATCAGACCTTGGGTGTTCTGAAAGTAGTGTCTCCATAATGGTCGAATCTATATAGCATTGGATTAGTACAAAAAACACTTCATGTTTTGATTTACAATGTGGAACCACTGACTTGTATTCTTGATTATGGAACATAATACAATGCACATGTAACTTAATTTAGCAATATCTGACATCAATTAAAAGGCACCCCCGGACACCAATTCACAAAATGTCATCTTTATTGTTAGgtattgaaagaaagaaagatttgAAACGATCAAGTTTTATACCTTGTCCTGTCCT
It encodes the following:
- the LOC126732827 gene encoding ADP-ribosylation factor 1-like isoform X2; this encodes MGLAISRLVKMLFAKKEMRILMVGLDAAGKTTILYKLKLGEIVTTIPTIGFNVETVEYKNVSFTVWDVGGQDKIRPLWRHYFQNTQGLIFVVDSNDRERVSEARDELHRMLSEDELRDATLLVFANKQDLPNAMSVSEITDKLGLHSLRQRRWYIQAACATNGQGLYEGLDWLSSNISSKA
- the LOC126732827 gene encoding ADP-ribosylation factor 1-like isoform X1 produces the protein MGLAISRLVKMLFAKKEMRILMVGLDAAGKTTILYKLKLGEIVTTIPTIGFNVETVEYKNVSFTVWDVGGQDKIRPLWRHYFQNTQGLIFVVDSNDRERVSEARDELHRMLSEDELRDATLLVFANKQDLPNAMSVSEITDKLGLHSLRQRRWYIQAACATNGQGLYEGLDWLSSNISSKAR